The sequence below is a genomic window from Pleuronectes platessa chromosome 13, fPlePla1.1, whole genome shotgun sequence.
CCCGTTAGCCACACAGAGGATTCAAGCCGGAGCGATGCTGCAAAGAATGCTGGGATACAGAGTACTACCCATAGACCGTGGTACTACCTCAGCATCCTCTGCACCGCAGAAGTCTCACTGAGCACTAATTGACAAGTTATGTGTCCGATTTTTATTGCCCTagcaggtttacacatacaaggaattgtGCTGTGGTGTATTATAAGCATTCAAAAAAACTGACGAAAAGATCAACAATCAATCAACTACATTTGATTTgaacagcccatattcacaaatcaaccatttgtctcataggggctcaacaaggtgcaacatcctctgcccttaagcCTCAACAAGAGTAGGGAGAAACGACCAAAACCTATTGACagggtgaaaaaaagaaacctcAGAGTCACGTGGGAGGGAtctctctcccaggacggacagaggtgcaatagatgccaGGTGAGAACATCAAAAAAAAATAACGGTATTcacagcattgattagaagaaaaagTTTGTAACATAAGGAAAATGTGTGCTAAAAAATGAAGGGATCAGCAATGACTAATAAATTGAGTagttattgtcagtaatagTCGAGTATGTAACAATCATCTGTAAAAGAACAAGCTTCATCTAACTGGACGTTAAAAGCCATATTTGATCTAATTTCACCACAATGTCTGCAAAAAGATTTTCATTATTTCACTCTTAATTAATTaagagtgaaataaaaatgattcattatttatcaCAGCTATATTTTTGTTCCTTCTTAAAATGTCCAGTCCTCTGTGTAGCATGTGTGGACACATTATCTGTATTCATTCATACAGATTCTGATTCCTGATACTTGCCTCTTTGTTTTCAACCTCTATTTTCTATAATCAAATCCCAAAATGCCTCTGGCCGTCTTATTATTCTCTTTACAACAAGACATTTCTTTTTAACCGAACACAGAACGAATCCAtccacacaaatgtttttttgtgaagaGAATATTGCAGGAGAAAGGAACAGATTTACTGGAGATGATTTAGAAATGTAATTTCAAATGGACTGAAATTGAATGCTTTTGGCTGTAACATATATGTGAATCCCAAtttgaaatagaaaatatatatatatattcatttctGGGATTTTGTGAAAATGCTAAATACAATACACAGCTGTTGACAATTGAGACAAAGGCTCCTTTCATCCAGCCTTACTGTGTTTGGACGTAACCACTGGGGGGCAGTAGCACACAGCCCGTAATattacatcatgcattttttaTGACACACGAGGACGCTGTCATCCGGTCAGCTGACTTGTTCAGAGAGTTGAGCAACTTTcatgaatttaaaacaaaatatagtccaaagccctgcagcaccTACTGATGCATACGTGTCAAATCTTCTATTACTTCTATAAATATTGCAAACTCACAAAATAAACCACAGTCCTGCAGTCACGTTCATTTCACAGCCCCGAGTTTTCAGTCCTTTCATACATTATGTTgttataaacacatttttagggAAGAGGAAGTGTCTGCTCTGTGTCTGGCCTCTCTGTTTGTATCTGTATCAGACTCCGACAGGATGAAGCGGGGGAAGGAGCCATTCTCCATCAGGCCATAGATCTTCTTCTGTGCCTTGACAAAACACAATGTACTTGGTTGCTGGAGATTCTGGCTGATGATCTCTCGTGTGTAGAAGTCTATGTTTACCTGTAAAGatataaaagaacacacatGTAAAATGACTGGACTAACAATTCAGACACTAAAGAAATCTTAAGACCTACCTTTTTCTAGTTAACATTCCTGCTACCtgcatcatttttatttgatttatatcaCCTATAATTTTATCGCTCATTGTGTtgctttattgtattttaaccaTATTGTTAAGCAACTTACGAAAGGCTCTCTCTATATATGGACTGGTTTGGTTTAATTTAATGTGTGGTACATATTGCACAGTATGTTCAGCCACCTGCATCATTACCACATCCGCAGAGTAACTGGTTGCTGTGGTTAATGTACAGTAAATGCATCAGACTGGGCTGTATTTTTCTTACAACACATCCTTGTTCTTGCTCTCACACATTAAAATGCATTGAACATTCATGTGCAAAAAGAAGGAGCATTTTCCTTATGCCAAGCTTGTGAATTCGGTTTGAGCACACATCGCCGCACACATGTTCTTATGTTCACCTGTCTGGGGGACTCATCGCTGATGAACTCTTCATAAATCCCGGCTGCTCTCCTCGTCAGCTCGTCTGGACTGTCACAGGTTTTGAACTCTTGACACGCGAGCCAGAAGTCCAGGTTTTCCTCGCAGAACTCGGACTTCAGAAAGTCCCGGAATGCTGTTCGTCCAACTGTAACACAAGAAAAAGCCTAACGTCattataaataaaaccaaccatCCAGACTGTTGTGTTGCTTGAAAGCAGATGAACATTACATTTCTGTGAAAGAAGTGTCTCAAGGGATTCTTCCACATGGCTTACTTCATATGTTTCCTGTCTGTAGGTGGAAGAATAGTTACGTTTTGGGATTTATTCACAATAAATATGGAACAATACAATATGAATATGCAGTTTAATCAAATTTAAACCCACCTGTTGATTTTCCTCCATGATAATGGACTCCAGAGGAAATATTTCTGCACTTTTGACTTCCATGCGTTATGTCTAAAGAAGAAAACTATGAGAATTCAAATGTTCAATACTAATTTGAGAATTAATACAAACAGCATTGGTTGTCAACCACTCTGTACTTACATTCTCTTCGTATCCTGGGGGTCCAGAGAAGTCCTAGAGAGCTCAGTCATGGTTAGATTTGAGTTACCCTCTCTCCTGTGCAAATCATAAATTGATGTCTCACTGAGCATGATGCCACTGAATCCACAGAGGAATGATCCTTAGATTTCAGTCAGTTTTGAACTCTGGCTGAAACATCCTGAACATCCTGAACATCTCTCCACACCAATGGAGATGGAATCTGTGATCCGCCTCTGGTGTCTTGCTCTCTCTAACCTCTGCTGACATGCAGACTGATTGTTAAATACTGCAATTACAAGGAGCCACATGAATACTCATAGTGCCTCAAACCTTCCTGAACGTTTAATTATAGAACAAAACATTGCTGTGTGTCACAACCAGCCCCCATCAGATTCTCCACAGTTAAAAGCATTACATAGGCTGTTGAAAGTCATCCACTCCCTACGTCACTTAGCTCACATTAAAGTCTGCGCTATTCTTAGTCACAGGTCAAGTGGTCATGAGTTTCTATGAGCAGCTTTGCTTTTTCTTTGCTGTTACTCCATCTTTCTTTCACAGTCTGGACTACCTCCTCTCCACCGTCATTGGTGGGTCTTTAtatttgcctctttttttttgttgctttctttAAAATGATGCGGATTGCAAAGTGTTAGATCACATGAAATGAACAGCATTTTAAAGTGGAAGAAAAAGTTAAATGACTCTTTAGAGAATTGATATTATAATTTGTTAATACAATTGAAATAAGTGTGGTCGTGTATTTGAAAAGGTGTGTGGAAAGATGAGCCTTAGAAAGTCAACATGCATTTACACTGGTATCTCTGCAGGTCTGTGGTTTAAAGTTTCCATCTGTAATtgacaggggagagagagaaggcaaaTTATGGATATTCAACTTCAAGGTAATTATCTTTGGGGACACATGAACTAATACctcataaatatgaaataaaacaccTCCAATTACTTTCTCACCAATCTGACAAGTACCTGATAAGACATTTTAACAGACACTAAAGCAGATCATCAAAAGCTGCCTTAAACCAAATGAAGCCTAAATGGATGGAGATTAAAAAATTGAGAGGACTGATTGCAGGATTGAAAATTCAAGTGCATGaataacaaagacaaacagttttttttaatctagttTTTCCTCATCAGTATGAATTATTAACTATTTGATACTTTTTCAGACCATTTTAAAATTAGTCTCACATTAGCTGATCATCATATATCAATAAATCCTGAGATTTTGTCTCAGGATTATTAGAAGTCCTTTTTGGATGTTAAATCATTATTCTTGAATGTGTCAttatgtgttaaataaaaataaaaataaagaaatattttaaacCACCGAACTGCACCGCCACATATATGTTTAAATCAGTCAGGTAATTCAATCAAGTATCAAATCTAAAAGCATCAttcttaaaacaaattaaaatatggaTTTGCCAAAAtgctgtattttatttatacaaatttacagggaggggggggggggggggatgtaggACAGATATCCTCCCCAGCATTTAGACACTGGTTGTGGTTGAGGATCCAGATAAGGTGATGATGATTCTActgaagactggaggagattaGGGTTGAGGCGGGTAACACGCGTCACTGAATGACGGCTGAATGCGGAGGAGATGAGAAGGGATTTCAAGTTTGACAGCAGCTGCAACATTGGCTGGAAGAGACTGTGGCAGAATCTGATTGGCCCTTTGGAAACGCTCACAATCAGCTGATGAATTAGCATAGAGTGAGAGAGTTGAGATTGATTGAATGGCAGAAAGTCTTCCTGATTGAACTTACGCTGAAGTTCATGACTCAAGACCGTCAACTGTCAGAATCCACCCATTAAGCAAGCGTGGAacatttttagtgttttgcaaaaCCTGTTCACAAACAGTTGACAAGCTTAACACAATGGAATTGACTGCATGCAGTATGTCCTGCTTTCACTttaaagatcaaataaaaatatgacaaTATAATATTTCCAGCCATGTTGACAGCGTGGCTCTAGGTCAGTATTGGTTCACCAGACTAAAATATACTTTACAGAGGTGTTTGCATTGCCCAGTGTTTATACAAATGTTCTATGTCCAACTCTCTGGGATGTCATTTCCCCCTTTTATTTGTTCctctaaataaatgttgtaaTAAAAACAGACCTGATGTCTTTAAATGGTTTAAGATGAATTGTTGTTTGATTAAAATAGACTTTTATCTGATGGAAGATTTCCTTCGTAAAAAACACTTCTCCTGGGTCTGACACAGGCCTGAAACAAAGCTTCCTCTGTTGAACTGGTCAAACAACATCACAGAGAAACcgcctgcctcctgcctcctgcctcctgcctcctgcctcctgcctcctgcctcctgcctcctgcctcctgcctcctgcctcctgaccCCTCCCTGACCTGTGTCCCATAACACACATGGCAGCTGTCAAAACTAAATTTCACTCTCAATGGTTGAGTCATAGAGACTAGATATCCTCAAAGTTTAATGTCAGAGATGTTTAGAtgtcataaatatattttaagtgTAATCAGACAAATTGTAATTGGTGAATATAGGCTATGCAATTACAATTTGATTGAGGATTGACTGATGATGATAGCATGAACATCCTCTCATATTGTGACCTCAGATatcctgtttttttaaatagcttCTCATGGTCATATGACTGGCATATCACAGGACCATCTTGTTACTAAGGAACAGAACAGGGCAAATAAGGAAATGAGGACTTGTCAGGCAGTGATCCATCCATGTCAGTTTAACACATCAACTGCATCTGAagaagaataataaaaaaaaataggtaGAGTGGATCTCTCTCTGGTGCCACAGTTAATTTGCATATTTTACAGTCTGAAAGCACGAACAGAGGTTGGGAGGCATTTTTACTCTATTTCTGTATCCTCCggtgtgtgtgcttgcacaaacatgcacaaatgAAATTGAAAGAAGATGTGGTGGAGCATTTGGGTCTTTACACTAATTTCTGTAACCCTTAGCAGACTAACATGTGATggtttcccacacacacacttccttttGGGGATTTTACTAATGTCGTGTCAAACTTCTACGTATCTTCTCTGGACTTTTTGTTTAGGTGAGATCGGCAGGACTGATAAGTTAGGCTGAATGATAAAACTAAGCCTCGAATGGCAGGATGATTTAGAAACATATTCATAAGCATGAAAGGCTGACGTCAAAAACAGCTGTGTAGGTGGGAGGTTGTGGGAGAGTTTCTTATTCATGTAGCCCCATCTGAAGGAGTTTcagtaaaatacacaaacatcaccATGTGTCATTACAAGTGCAGTTTTACACATTGAAAACCACATTGAGCCTCATAGCATACAAGTACATTGCATCTAaacagaccataatttaatgctctagtggttctcaaagttacCATAACTTTGGATAACTCTTAATGGCCACAACATTTTTCCTGAAGGTCCAATTAGGAGCAGAAAGAATGAGACTCAGAACATTTTAGGCTTTGTCACACACAAGATTGAAGGGTAAGAAAGGGAAATTGTACATTttagagttagatgagaagattggCACTACTGTCCTGTAAAAAGACTAAATATGACATGTAAAAGCTACTGAGCTTAGCACAAAGAAATGGGGGATGCAGCTAGCTTGGGCCTGTTCAGTCTTGAGAGTGCTACTAATATATTGTTCCTCTTTGATAATTTGAGATTGAAAAACTAACAATGGTTCTTTTCTCTATTGTGTTAATGACTAATTATAAGTATTAGTAGTCAGTATAAGTATCAAGTTATCCTTGTACAGTGACATACTACTCATAAACACTTTATGATGTTATGAAACATATTGGAACCACAAGAAGGTTTGAATCGgtagggggtgggggtgggggggggggggattatacATTTATGAATGAACTGGAGGGTTGGTGATTAAGTTCCTGTGATTTTTAAGGAGACGTGAGTCAAAATTTTCAGAAACTGGACCTGGTTTGTGGTCTGATAAGAACATATTTTAGTCAATGGGAGACTCTACAATTCAAATAATGTTCTTAACACAGATTTCaattcaaataattatttttttattaaatatgcgCAAAACAATCTTAATATTCACAATCATGACTCTTTCATAACACTGTGGAGAGTAGCTTATAACagattatgtttgttttaacaaTACATAACATATTATAGCGTGACAGCACAGCCGGCAGAATATGATTTTGTCATAACAACAAACTTGAGATGAGACGTTGTGCTAATGTAGATACCAGCTCTACAGTCTTGGGTGGCAGATGTGTAACACATCCACTTCCTGGCATCTCTCACAGAAAGTCCCTCTCACTGTTACTGTAACATCACTGCATCTCTGGGAAGTCTTTCGCTTTTATTTACAGGCACGATCACAACAGGTGCGACCGCAAAACATGGCCTCTCTCCGGTTGAAAAGGGAGGCATGAATGTGCTGAGCATTTTGAATGTTTTCAACGCTTTTGGCCGTGGTCATCCCAAGACAAGCAACCACACACCAAAGCTTTTCTTAGGTTGTCCAGAGTTTGACTCAAGCTCACTGTCACAGCTTTGAAGAATACAATgtccccagtgtctctgttctttACATCTTCCCTGTTTCCGGCGTGGAGTCCATTAGAGCTTGGTAAATGTCAGACTTGAGGAAACGTGGATAAGAGTCCCTTTCCATTAGCCCATGCACAATCCTCTGTGCGTCATCGAAGCACACTGTGGTGGGCGCCTTAATGTTCCACCTGATCAGCTCCCTTGTCTTGTGATCAATGTTAATCTGGAAGCATGATGAAACAGGATAAGGACCGATAAACACTAAAGCATTAGCAGTGTTGGTAAATACAGTATTGTAAAACGCCTACCTCTCTCGGAGCCTCGGCTTGGATGTAGCGTTTGAAGATCTTTTTGGCCCTCGACGACATCCTGAAGGACGACTTGATCTTCTTGTAGTCCTCACACACCTGCCAAAACTCGATGTTCTCATCGCTGAACTCGGACTTCAAGAAGGCCTGGAATATATTCGTGCCATCTTAACAGGTAGGAAAGATGAGCAGAAGTTAGCCAGTGTAGAGAAAGGATACTAACAATGGACAACCTACATTTTGGACTGGGTAACTTACATTTGGATGACAGAAGTGTCTCAAGTGAATGAGACCACTGGGACATTTCCTCGAAACAAAACCTGTAAAGTAAAGGTAAAGTGTCACTCAGACGTGTTCTAAGTTCGTCAACAGTTTGGAAGTTTAGCTTCCAGGTTAGAGAAGTTTTCACTTACCCCTCGGTGCTGGCAGCTTGAAGCCATCTACAGCGCAGTCGGCAGTTTCTTCCTCTGAATAAACAAACACTTATTTTATTGACGTGTTCATCGGCACGAAACAGTGTAGGATCCATCATGCATTagcttaaataaaatatttacctAATTAGCCTCCTCTTCTTATCCTCCATGTCCATGTTGAGGTGCTGCAGCTCCCGTGGTGGTGATGTGACTACACTTGGCATGGCATCAGCGCTTTGTACACGTGGGACTGTTCGCTGAGTCGCTCCTAACAACTGTGTATGAGGAACCCGCCCAGCGTTGAGTTATATATGTCAATCTGACGCGTGATGGGAGTTTGGCGGGTGTCGTCACACGTTGTTCTTTACTAACCACAGAAAAAGAGGAAGCTGGGTATGACGCAGAGATACACACCAACTGCAGCCACTGCTTTGTGCCTTTGCTTCGCTGATGTATGAACCTGCATCATTACATGTTTGGTTTTAGGTCTGAGGATGCAAATAGGGCAGTGGAAAGGTCAACAGCAGATAAGCAAATGTTTTAGGCTCTGTCCCAGTTCGGACAGAAGGCTATTTCAGCCCTCAAATGCACATCAATAACATCTGAAACATGCAAATTAATGACAGTGGCAAGTAGGAAATTTTTGCTTTTACTTTTGAAAAGTTgttgacaaacacaaataaattaacctccaccaaggctaccACCCTGTCTCACTATGTTGAAGAAACAGCCTGTTTATGCAGATCCGCTCCCTGTCCCAGCCCTCCAcagaatttcatggaaatcacttCTGTCATTTTTGAACTAACTGacataacataatataatacatCCTCTCTGAATTGAAGACACTCAGGGGTTTTAATGCTTCAGCCTAAACTCAGACGAGAAGACTGACATcactctcatgtctgtgtgttaattATGTACTGCAGCCAAAGCCAGCATCCAGTTAGCCCATCGTCTGTGGGACACACGCTTGACAAGTGTTATGgacgttttctggaagctggtgaaggaactcaggcagcagccgATGTCTTATCCAGAAgagtttaatgtagacttgatgcatcaaggaaaccagaaggtggaacattTTACAAtcgctaacagagtaacatgagcaattgtcccCCCCAAAGACTGAAAATGAActgttttttacacatttttgtagagttgtttgaggtttttaaataaaacaacatggaaaaccaaatgttaaagtttccttctatccacatgcacgcacaaacacacgtagGCACGCGCGCGttggcacatcagtgggccgcggattactttctagtcagaatggtggtccctgggacaaaaccagttgaaaacccctgcgttaaagagttgaagttggtgagagttgaagttggtgcctctctgtctggagcatctgagttagatTTGAAAGTAGCTAagcgtagacactacaatgtgcTGTTGGTTGggcctttatctataacctgaccttgggtactgcttagagagagaagggagtatccttggaattagacaggcactattctcctctacagatataatatgtaatatacaatataaataatatatagtggcaattacagtaatgtgtgaggatggtgaAAAATGTCTCAACAACAAGATACATTCAAATTTCTTGAAGGAAACTTGATTTACGATTGAGAGCATCTTGGCCTCAAACCTTTGTGGTCGCTCCGCAGCAGAGTTGAGTATTTCCTGGGGTCAGTTGggtcttctctttcttccaatGGCTTGTTAGATGAATGCAATAAGGTCTTGGTTTCAATGTAACAGCTTCCTGCCATTATTTGATCAGACAGTGGAGGCAGAGGGGAAGTACATTCGGAAAAACTCACCCACCAGAACAAAAGTGACTCTGTGGTTCCATGGTATGCATCTTAGACCACCATGTGTTTCCATTGAGGTCAGAGTTAGACGCAGAGGATTTAATGTCAGCTCTCGGTCTCAAATAAAATAGATGCAAATGATTGTTTGATTCATTTCCCCTTTCATATGTTGACAGGatgttttaacaaaacaaaaactttcaCCCATAGCCTGGAATTTTCTGAATTTTACCAGAGTAACATAAAGAGTCCCAACTTCAGTTTTTATTATGCTCGCTTTTATTAAGTTCATAAATGTTCCTCTGTTTTATCCCTCTCAGTCGTTTTCCCCCTCACAGTGATATCGCAATAGTCTGAACTTTCCAGGTTTTAAGGAggaatttatatatttgtttatgtcTGATCATTTTGGGTGAAAGCAAAACAGCTGGTaaaccagattttttttaatcagctcATCAAAATCCTAAAGATTAGTTTTTATTTCGGCCTCAGAAAGCCTTCATATATTCTTTCCACACATCTCCAGTGGACTTATTTACCGTGACAACTGTTTTTCACTAGAAGACAGCAATGTCAACCTGCTGATGGCGCTAGAGTTTAAAGTCGGGCGTCCATAGGTCAGATTCGTCCTCTGGGGATCATGAAATGTAATGACAAACCATTCACAAGATGTTGAGATATTCTGGAAGTGCTGGACAGATGGACCAATGGAGATTCAGTATCATCTTTAGGGCCCATGCAGCAATGTTGCTAAAACCAACCTGTGGAGATTAAGTCTGAAAAGGCTGTTTATTTTAACAGGGGAGTTTGCTGCTTCccttttctattattttgtaACCTTTCAATTTCTGGTTTCTTTGATTCACCCATATTTTACCTAAATGTCATCCCTCAGTctgattttgtgttttaaatagaGGGTAAACAGActgtatttagatatttatcaACCTTAAAAGGCTTTACAGTACAAGGCGCATGCACCCAGTCACGTACACCACTTCTCTATGCAACACTTTTTCTCTCATTCTAAAACAATTTGgctttcagtatcttgcccaagatTTGGTTTGGATTGCTAAACCGGAGGAGCCGCAGATCAAACCAGAGACATCCTGGTTAGTGGAagacctgagccacagccgccccctgCTGCTGGTCACTGTGAATCCTTACAGCGTCTGGAGGGAGTTTAAACTCTCTTTTAGATGATTTTCActgtcaaaacatttaaaacaat
It includes:
- the LOC128455076 gene encoding regulator of G-protein signaling 13 — encoded protein: MPSVVTSPPRELQHLNMDMEDKKRRLIRGRNCRLRCRWLQAASTEGFCFEEMSQWSHSLETLLSSKYGTNIFQAFLKSEFSDENIEFWQVCEDYKKIKSSFRMSSRAKKIFKRYIQAEAPREINIDHKTRELIRWNIKAPTTVCFDDAQRIVHGLMERDSYPRFLKSDIYQALMDSTPETGKM